Genomic DNA from Fusarium keratoplasticum isolate Fu6.1 chromosome 2, whole genome shotgun sequence:
CTGATCTGTGACAGGCTGAGACTGACTGTGATTAGATTGCTGAGACGTATTGGTATCTTCATACCCAGCATCGATCTGCCTTTACGCAGGAGGTTGATATTCGGCCATATGTTGAGAAGTTCTAAGATGAAGACGtcaccaagatcaacaaTGTTTACGGTGTAATATGACTATTATGACCTTGCTCGCTCCTTGAGCGCTTGTGTAGATGCTTGAACCTTGGCAGCTGAAACCTTGTCTCGTGACTCCATCAAGGCTGGATTTCTCTGGGTGTTATTGTGGCCGCGTAAACGACCGAGTCCTTTGGACATCAAGTGAATGATGCGGACTTCTTCCCCGCTTCGCAAGCCAAGCTTGAGTTGATTACTATTCACGGCATTCAAACCCCGCCTCGCCTTGTGACCTCGGTTGTCAACAACGCCCTAATGATCGGGTGTCACGACTCCAATCTGAACTACAAAGCCTGCAAACTGCACTTTGCCCAGTTGTTTGATCATTTCAATCACCCAACAAAGAAAGAACCTTGACTGTCTGACAAGATGCCCTATTACCAAATCTATCACTCATCTCCCCTCAACCAGGAGCAGCGACAGTCAATCGCTGCCTCCATCACCGACCTGCACTGCAAGGCCTTCACTACACCCTCGTTCTTTGTCCACGTGCACTTTATCCAAGAAGACTCCAGTGCCGGTAGTTACTTCTTAGCCGGCAAACCTCACACAAATACATCCAACcgcatcatcggcatcgtgCGAACGTCTGCTACCCGACCAAAGTCCGCTTTTGATGAACTAGGAGCTCAGATCGAAGGCGCATGGTATGAGGCGTTGAAGATAGCTGCACCTGTTGACAAGAAGGAGTGGAGTCAAGAGGACGAAAACAAgcggttgatgatggtgacgttTGTGCCCATGATTACGATTCGGGAGGGAGGCATGGCTATTCCCGAGGCAGGACAAGAGGGAGGCTGGTTGAAGGGACAGGTACCCTTTTTCGAGGAGATGAGCGGCAAGGGTATCACTGATTTTACGGATTTGATAGAGGAGCTGAAGGAAAGGGATGACTTGAAGAAGCTACTACAGTAGTTGAACGAGGAGAGGGATAATAAAAGAGACTACCGTGATCAAGAATAAGCAAATGGAATGTTTAGAAAGATGTTGGTAAATATGTTCTTGTGGACTTGGAATCTTTACATAACACCTGGTGCAAGCCTTCAGAGCCAGTTCGGTGCTCGCTGCTCAACGCTGCCAGCATCATTGACCAATACACAAGCTCCCGTGCTCCGAATTCAAGAGAGTGAATTTTCGCAAAGGCATGCGAGATGCATGCCGATTGAGCCGCTTACCATCATTACCCTGCCGTGATGCCGCAAAACTGGCATCGGGATAAGCACGAACCTTGGCTATCTCCGCAGGCTTCGCCACTATGTCCGGAAACACCGGCCTTTTCACCAGTTGGCTAACGCGACCTCGTATTCTCGAGATTCTGATTGGAGCTTTTCAGTCCATCGCCTGTTTTGACTTCCGCAAAGCAGTCAAGATGTTTGTAGAACACAAGACTTCGTAGGTAGAGAATCGGATCAAGATTTGGATACCGGAGTTATTcgatcttgtcaaggacATTATAGATATTCCCGACTTGGTACATGGATCGCATCGTCTTTGAATCAATTATAAGTAACACACCCCGAACGTGTCAAttcaccatcatcattgaCGCTTAGACTTCCCAATCTCTTACCACCTGCACTAAGCTCTATAAACTTCACAAGCTCACTCCAACTcctcagcttcttggcatcaaAACCCTCACTTTCAAAATGCCCAaggtcctcatcctcggtgccACAGGCTATCTTGGCAAGAGACTCGCCGACGTGCTTGTCCGCAGCGGCCAACACAGAGTCTACGGTGTAGCTCGCAACGAAGCCAAAGCTCAATCTCTCGCCGCAGCGGAAGTCATTCCCGTTATTTGCCCCAACCCGGTTgaggagccagagccttatctcaacgccatccgAGAGTATCACATCGATGTTGTCGTTGATGTCGCTGGGGCCAACCAGGACTCGGCAAAGTTTCTCAACGACGTTCGGCAGGTCGGTCAAGAACGCTTGAGCAAGTACAAAGCTTCTGGACTACACACTGGCCCCAAACTTGGATTTATCTATTGCTCAGGAACATGGGTTCATGGCTCCAGCGAGGAACCAGTCAATGATCTCGATGTTGCTGGACAGACGGCAATCAACCAACCACCAGCTCTGGTTGCTTGGCGTACGGACTTGGAAAACTccatcttggcttcttcaGACATTCTCGACGTCGCCATTGTCCGTCCAGCTTTGATCTACGGTCGCGAGAGCACCATCTGGACACCTTTCGTACTCCCACTGCTACAGGCCGCCCGGAGCGGGAATTCGAATACTGTCCAGATTCCTCTGCGAGCCGAGTCCAAGCCTGGACTGGTTCATGTCGACGATGTTGCGACGGGATTCAAATGTGCAATTGAAAAGTTGTCTCTCATCAATGGCGGGTCTACGTACCCAGTCTTTGACCTTGTCACAAGCCAAGAGAGCATGCAAGGTATCTTTGACGCTCTGGCTGGAGTTTGGAAGTTCAATGGGAAGTATGAGCTGGTCGGCTCAGGGGATAGTCCGTTTGCAGAGGCTATGAGCACGACTTTGAGAGGATCATCTGATCGGGCAAAGCAGCTTCTTGGTTGGGAACCTACGCGGACGAATGGATTCATCGCGGATATGGATGTGTATGCTGCGGCCTTTGCTTCTCAGCATTAGAGGCATCTGATATTGAGGGAAAGATGGTAGATGTAACAAACCAATTGTATGCTCATGTTCCTGAACTCCCTGCTCATTTATGTTTGCCTGTTTTGAATCGCCATCCATCGCGGTCATCTACCCATCGCCATTTTAACCATCTTGCCTAGACTTCTACGTGCATGTCTATAATATCTCCGCCCCTAACTTCTCAAGGCCTCCCCTCATGTGCCTAAACCTCACCCGCAATCGCATACTTTAAGATCAAGCCGCTCACACCCAGCAATGCCCCTGCTGCTGGAAGTCCAATCTGACTCACCAAGCTAAACGGAACAAGCCACTTTGTCTCTGCTGGTAGCTGAGCGGCATGAGCCAAATACCAAGGAGCTGTCAGAGTCATCCAGGTCGTAACCCAAACGTAGCCCACGAGTCTATGCCACAGGGGGACCTGCACGTCTTTCTTCCTTGTATCAACACCAGTGATGCGGCGGCATAGATCTTGAACTGCGTCCTCCAACATGATGGCTATGGCCATGGAGCCGAAAAAGGCAAGCGTAGGTGCCTTGGATGGGGGCTTGTAGGAAAACAAGTCGATGGTGAGATGCATCGCGCCAGAAGCCAAGAACACGATGAGAATATTCAGGTAGCGCTCTATGAATGAAGGCCGTGGAAGACCTAGTAGGTCTCGGCATATATAGTTGCTGAGTGATTTCATAGGCCATAGGCAGTCCTGATGCCAAAAGGTGCTGCCATCTTGTAAGTCGGTGCATGTCACAGCAGTGGGGAGTCTTACTTCCAGAAGCCGCGGATGGTGTATGCATCCCACATGCTTCCAAACAGAGGCGGCCATTGATCAGTAGAGGTAATTCCGAGGAGGACGGAGAGAATAGAGAAGCCTCGGTAGGGAATGTCGATGGACACTCGAGCCGGTGCAAGTCCCGCCACAGGACCGACAGCGACACGTCCTCCCCATTGCTCAGCAGTGGCATTGAGGTAGTTGAACTCTGTACCGGGACCAAAGAGTCTCTGAGCATCTTCTGGCGGTGTCTCCAAGGAGGACATGtagatgatgtcgaggaggaggtaTTGCCATGCCATGATGAGGACCTGTCGTGTGATGTACGCGCTGCGACTCGGCTTTGGCCCTTTGTAGTAGCGCGGAAACTTGTTGAGGCGTTTGACCTCCCACGGATTCCCAACGTTTCGCAGATTGAACAAGAGACGCATGGTGAAATAAAACTTGTCGATAAACCCATCAGAAAGTCGAAAAATGCTGCCCTTCACCAACTCATCAGAGTCAAGCTTCCTAATGATCAAAACATTGCAGCACTGGATCAACACGAGAACAACCCAGCCCATGATGACGCCGTTGATGACAAAGCTCGTGCCCGTGTCTGCTATCATTTGAAAGAGTCGCTTGCCGATCGCGACTACGACGATGGGCCAGACGTAGCGCGGTGTAGAGTTGATGCCTGACTTTGGAGTCGCGAGGATGATGGACGCGGTAGGGATACATGCGCCGAGCAGTAAAAACGCGCCattgatgaggttgatgggCGCTGAGCCCTGTTTGACCGACTCCATGATATcgaggtggtgatgttgagttGGGCAAGAACGGTGAGATGAGCATTTTAATCAAATTTTCGGACAAGGCATGTCGCACAGCTGCGGGTCTGCAATATGCCAGAGAGCTAATTAGAGGCCTCTAGCAGTAGTACGACCGCTAGATGGCTGATTATTTCGTGTCTCATTCGCGTTCGATAGCGAAGTGGCTTAGTGCTCACTAGGTGCGCGCGCCCAGCCTCGTCTTACATGCGGCGAgatttgcttctttttcGTGCGGGAGGTGATTGGTCTGAAGTCCGAAAGGTCATAATTCGAATACGATGTACAGTATATAGGTATGCAGATACATGGAGGTATACCAAGGATTGTTACAATAGACATCTCAACTACAGCTTCGACTTttcagccttgacctcctgGTTAAGAGCCAAATCAGTCAAAATCTCTTCACTGCCACCCCCAACAACCATGACCCTAACATCCCGACTAATCTGCTCAATCCTGGCCCCCCTACCATTCTTCGAATACCCAAGTCCACCCATGACCTGCTGACTCTCCCTATTCACCTTTTCCAAGGTCTGTCCCGCCAGCACCTTGAGATTCGCAAATTGACCGCCCAGCTTTGCATGGGGGttggtcttggagatgtAGACGAGCTGCTCCATCCAGGAGTGCGTGGATTCAATGTGACGCGCCATGGTGCTGAATTTGGCGCGGATGACTTGGTTTTGGATTAGGGGTTTTCCAAAGGTTTCGCGGTTTAGGGCGTGTTTGTAGGCGTCGTGAAGACAGGCGCGGGCCATGCGGAGGGCGGTGCAGGCGAGCCAGAGGCGTTCGTGGTTGAAGTCTGCATGGTCAGAATATGAGAGTAGAATTCGAAAGAGGTACTCACTGTTCATGATGATAGGGAAGCCCTTATTCTCCTCGCCTAGAAGGTTGGACACGGGGACCTCTACGTTGTCAAACTCGATGTAGGTAGATCCTATTCACCGTTAGAGATGCTTTACAAGGAGATGCGTAGTACACTCACCACTGGCTTCGACACCAGAATTCTCAATTTTCTTGCAGGTAACGCCAGAAGCCTTGAGAGGAACAATCAACGCCGAGATGCCAAATGTCCCGTCTCCTCCAGTCCTGACAGCTGCAGTACAGTAATCCGCAACGATTCCGTTGGTAATCCACTTCTTTGCGCCGTTGACAATGTACTTGTCTCCTCTCCGTTCAGCCGTAGTTGTAATTCCAGCGACATCAGAACCAGCTATTGAGTATCAGCCACTGCCGTATACCAGATCTCAGGGTCTTACCATCTGGTTCTGTGACGGCTAGACAGAATCTCGTCTTTCCAGAGAGGACATCAGGAAGGAATCGTCGCTTTTGCTCTGGATTGCCGAATTGGATGACGGGTGGAAGACCGATCGAGTTGCCACATCCAAGAGCCCAGACAATTCCGAGGTATCCGCACCTTGCCAGTTCATCAATCACGACGAGGTCGTGGAACGCGTCCCATTCGTGAGGGGGAATGTCACCGGGGAGTCTCTGGCCTTGCAACTGATCGAATGCTACTGGGTAGGCAGCTACGGCGGTGTATCCAAGCTTTGCGTGCCGTTGTTGGACCTGAAAGGAATGATTAAGTTGAGTTCGATATGCAAAAGGCGGTTGATTGATTACCTCTTGCGGTACGGCGCCTTTTCTCTCCCATTCATCACAGAAGGGCGCGATATGCTCGTCGACGTACGCCCGCACCTCCTTCTGCAAGCGCCTATGAGATTCGCCGTAGTAAGGGCTTTCACCTCTCGTCAGCCAGAGAGGGTCTGCAAAGGGAATGCCAGTCATTTTTGTGGTTGAAGCAGCCAGTGAGAAGCGTTAGGGTGTTTTGAGAGTGTGTAGCCAAGTAAAATGCTGCCTCATGAGTATATATACAATATTAATCCAAGACTCTCATGATGTTAACCTCGGGAACTGTAAGATTGTCCACATCATAAGACTCTCGGGAAGTGTGCGGTCCGTAGATGCGGTCCGTAAATGGTCTCCCGAGGTATGTAAATAGAGTCAACTGGCCACAGGTTCAAGAACCACGTTTAAACTTATGAAGCTATCAACAGTGTTAAATTACCTCTATTCCAATCCAAATCTCTACGATTTCTTAATCCTGAATTCAATGAGCGTTATCTTGTCACATCCGTCCGTGATGCTTCATTGGTCCGAAACTGTCGGTCCGGCTCGATCAAAGGGCCCGCTTCTCGGTCCGAGGCCGGGGAGCAACAACTGGGATTACAATGCAATGACGTCGGAGTTTACCTCCAGAAAATGAATAAATGACAAGTGCTAAGCTAGATTAGGTATCTGATCTTGGTCAAAGGGCTCCGAGCAACCCAACGGAAATAGCACAGCCGTAACATAGCCAAAGCTTATACCCAAGCTTCGATAACATAATAACTACCCAGCAAGGTTTATAACCGTGAGGAGATGACGCCGTGATAGTCTTAACaaagcttcttcttcgatGGATAAAAGGCACCATCTCTACCCCCGTACTAGGTCAaatgccaagaacaagaggcGGCCAACATTTGAGTGACGGTTGCAATAACACAAGATAACAACACATCAGCGATTATATCACAACAGGGGTTCGATATCTGATCTACAGCTGAGAGTGAGCAAGTATAGATCAGATATCAAACCCCCGCTGTTTTATAATCACTGATGTGTTGTTATGTTGTATGAGAGTAAGTATGCTATTTACCTTCCCGGCTTCATACACCTCCTTATAAACGAGTCAATGGTTCCTGAGTCCCTACGAAAAGTAACTGATTCCTTGCCTCGCTCGTGGGCGACGTAGCCATGTAGTCGCCACCTGGAATCCATTTACTCGGTGATGGTAGATTTGATAAGAATGACACATGCGCGGGAGAATTTCCCGGCACTTCCCTAGCCAGCATCCCGTAGTCGACGAGTGACCAGAGGGTATTTTCTGCAATGCCGTCTAGTTCGTCGGCGAGACAGGCTGCGTTGAAGAGGTGGGCGTAGGACTCGGAGTGGGCGTCGAATTCTCGGAGTTTGGTCAACTGGAACAAGTCAGTATTTGTGTTGATGGATCACAAAAGGGGACAAACCATGTTGGGAACCATAGGCCACAAAACACCCAGTCTTTCCAACACCTCTATGCACCGTTGATAATACCTCTGGCTGTCATACTGATCAACATCGACACCCTGATGCTGCGCCCCAAAAGCCAGAGAATGAATCCCCGCCGCGATGGAAGCACAGTACGTGTAAAACGAAGACTCCATCGGTACAACCCCAGTAGTTCCCGCCAAGAGCAGATCCGTGAGTTTCCTCGCGTTTTCTTGCGCTGCGTGGAACGCGTTGGATGTGAAACTTTTCGGAACCCTTGCTGCTATGGGACGTAGGCGGAGACGGATTAGGAATGGGTGGTTTAGGAGACAGTAGcagagatggaagagagcGTGAGAGAAGACGAGGTGGCCGACTTGTTTTTCGTCAATGTTGGTGTCTGCTTGAGGTCCGTTTTGAACAAGATCTAGAATCGGTTGATCGTGGTTCTTGAGGTAGGATTCGAGTAGCAGCAGTGAAGCATTCGTCAAGGCAAAGTCGGATTGGGGATCCAACGGCGTGAGCATTTCACCTGCACTTCTTCCATGGGCGTATTTCGTACAACGTCCAAAGATGGACGTAGCCACAACAGCTAATCCAAACGGACTTGGAGGATTCGCAAGAGGAACATCCCAGCTGAGGACCTGACGCAGGGTAGGCACATTctcaccatcttcacctcTATCTTGGAAGACGTCTTCGTTGCAGGGGAGGTGAAGAGTGCAGTCGTCATCGGCGACTGCTGCGGGTCTTGAACGGGCGCACGAGATTAGCTTGTCGACGAGGTAGATGGACCAGAATGTTCGTCTTCGTTCTTCACGTTCTGTTGGGGGGAGGAAGAATGACGGCTCGGACATAAGGTCGACGTCTTGGGATAGTCGGATTGCTAGGCCGAGACGTAGCCAGCCTGAGCTAATTCTTGCGGCTGGAGATATCGTCAGCCAAGGTCATGGTGTTTGTGAGGCATGAGACGTACCTGTGTAATCCACGATTGCCAGTAGAGTAACAGTCTGAATAACAGACAAGTCGAGGTTGTTATCCACACTCAAATGATCCTCTATCACACACAGCCACGACTGCCTAGAATACGCATCCGAAGCCTGCTGAACCTTGCCCACGAAATAAGGCTGATCCGAGAACCTCACCGCATAAGCAAGAACAGCAAACAGCAGACATCTCGGAATCGACATGGTTGAAAGACTCGCGTAGAAAGACGTGCGGTGGAAGAATGAGTATGGCTGGTTGTGGACGCGGGCAAAGTAGGTGTCCACGAGGGATTGGACTACCTCTGGAGGTGGGAGTCCATTGAATGAGCTGATTCGGTCAGGCCCTGATGTTACTATGCAGGTAGTTATCTTACAAGCTGTTCAAAACAGAACTCTGTACTATTGAGTCGAGATTCAAGTCTGGCTGATCTTGGTTGTGATGTAGTGATGGCATGCGTCGAGGCGTCGAGTTGAACGCcgaggagggtgatgacTGGCTGAGAATCGAGTCAGTCGATACATTCGAGGAGATATCCAAATTCCCTCAAATAAAGAATCGTAGAATAAAGGAAACTCCTTTCAGGCATCCTTACACATGAGCGTCAAAGTTGCCTTGACTGAGCCTACTCAACGCCGACTCAAGCGATGAGATACGCTCCAACAACTGACTCTATCACACAGTCAGCATCAAAACTCTCGCATGCACATTCAAACATACACTTATCGTAGCATTAGAAACCCTAGGCACTGTATGGCCCGTCTCACCAGCCGTGACAGAGTACGGCTCATAGACGCAGCTCCGTCGGCTCTGTCGGCAATGTGTGCACACCGGGCGCTCACCGGAGCACTTGACCTTGCGTCGCCTGCGCACATGTTAGATGTATGTATGTAACAGTGTCCGTGTATGACATTTACTAACCTGCAATTGGCGCATGCTTGACGAATTCGCTTTATCACGCCCGCATTCGTGGGCCGCGTGTCGTGTGTCTCCATGCCGAGCGGACCGAGGTGAGGGGAAGGGCGTAGGGCGTCGAGGTAGGGGGTTAAAAGTAGGAAACGAAACGTAAGATTCGAGTTGAACAGGAACAAGGCGAAATCACGGGACCTCCAACTCCCGGTGCATCAATGGTCGGCTTTGGTTCGTTTGGCAAGTTTGGGTTCAGTTGgcagaagagagaggagagggaagaaATCCGGGGAAATCCTGGGGTCGAGCAAATCTCCCCGCAGCCTGGAAACATGGATATTTCACGAGCTAGACTAAACTACTTCCTAAAACGTACTAGTTTCTCTGTTCTTTGTCGGAAGCTGATCCAATAGAATGGCCCGTCTTTCCGTCCTCACGCGTGTACCCTCCTCTAGAGCTTGCTGCGCGTGCGTGGTGCGTCCCAATCTACTGCTCGTCCTGCTTGGAACTCGCTGACACCGAAATGACCGGGCGcggatggcttcatcatctcgttGAAGAGAGTCTTGATAGTGTCAGCCTGCTCTGGGTGTCCTCCGTGGGTCCAGGCTGACGCGATCAATTCCTTGGACATTCGGAGTGCTTCAGGCGACACAGTTCGTAGTTTGACCAGCCAAGAATCCAGGGCCTCGTTTAACTTGGTCTGATCCTCCACGACACTCATAACTACTCCCTTGGCGTGCAGCTCTGATGGAGTCACGGGCCTTGCTGTCAAGATTGCTTCTCGAGCAAAAGGTACGCCCCATTCCCGGATCACATACTTGGAGATTGTCGCAGGAcaaagaccgagtttggCTTCACTCAGTGTGACCTTGGCGCCTTTGACACAGAGTCGAAGATCGCAGGCAAATGCTAGGCCGACTCCGCCTCCAAATGCCGGTCCGTTGAGAGCGGCGATTGTCACCTTGGGGCTCTTGTCAATCGTGTCAAAAAGACGCTCGAGTCTGTTGAACTGCGCCTGGGCGACATCGTCATTCCCGCCGACGGGAGTGCTCTTGCTAAGATCCATACCCGTACAGAAGAACTTGCCACTGCCTGTGAGCGCGATGCGATTGACGCTCCTGTCGCTAGCAACGTCTCGGAAGATAGACGTCAGGTCTTCGATCATGGCGGTGGTGAGAGCGTTGCCGTTGCGCGGTCGGTTCATGGTGACTCTCAGATTCGCTCCCGATTGATCAACGATGAGACCGTCCGTTTCTTTGACACGCTCCCAGGTCAACGGTCCGTGGGTCTTCTCTCGTGGTTTCTTCACACGCCGCTCCTTGGATGACAAGGCAGCGCCGACGCGACTTGAAGTTGGCTGCGACAACTTGTCCGAGATCCAAGCCCCGACCGCTGCGAGTTTGGAGAGATTAACTCCCGTATGAACACCAGCTCGGTCAAACATGTAGACCAAGTCCTCGGTAGAAGCATTGCCTTTGGCCCCGGGCGCAAAGGGACATccgcccaggccagcaaCGCTGCTGTCAAACACTTTAATTCCCCAGGTATAAGCCTCCCAAACGTTGGCGAGAGCTTGCCCATATGTATCGTGGAAGTGACCGGCTATCCGATCGAAGGGGACATCGTTTGTcttgaggagatgaaggaggttGCGCACGTCTTTGGGGGATCCGACTCCCAGGGTGTCACCGAGACTGACTTCGTAGCAGCCCATGTCGAGGAGGGTCTGTACGACCTTGAGAACGGCGGCCGGAGGAGTCCGTCCATCGAAGGGGTCTTCAAAGATGCAAGATACATAGCTGAAGCGGCGAGTTAGTGGCTGAATTGATAGAGCAAGTGTAGATACTCACCCGCGAACCTTGCAGTCAAacttcttggcttcttcaCAGACGAGACGTGCTCT
This window encodes:
- a CDS encoding Tautomerase-3 domain-containing protein; protein product: MPYYQIYHSSPLNQEQRQSIAASITDLHCKAFTTPSFFVHVHFIQEDSSAGSYFLAGKPHTNTSNRIIGIVRTSATRPKSAFDELGAQIEGAWYEALKIAAPVDKKEWSQEDENKRLMMVTFVPMITIREGGMAIPEAGQEGGWLKGQVPFFEEMSGKGITDFTDLIEELKERDDLKKLLQ
- a CDS encoding Epimerase domain-containing protein, with the translated sequence MPKVLILGATGYLGKRLADVLVRSGQHRVYGVARNEAKAQSLAAAEVIPVICPNPVEEPEPYLNAIREYHIDVVVDVAGANQDSAKFLNDVRQVGQERLSKYKASGLHTGPKLGFIYCSGTWVHGSSEEPVNDLDVAGQTAINQPPALVAWRTDLENSILASSDILDVAIVRPALIYGRESTIWTPFVLPLLQAARSGNSNTVQIPLRAESKPGLVHVDDVATGFKCAIEKLSLINGGSTYPVFDLVTSQESMQGIFDALAGVWKFNGKYELVGSGDSPFAEAMSTTLRGSSDRAKQLLGWEPTRTNGFIADMDVYAAAFASQH
- a CDS encoding MBOAT-2 domain-containing protein; protein product: MESVKQGSAPINLINGAFLLLGACIPTASIILATPKSGINSTPRYVWPIVVVAIGKRLFQMIADTGTSFVINGVIMGWVVLVLIQCCNVLIIRKLDSDELVKGSIFRLSDGFIDKFYFTMRLLFNLRNVGNPWEVKRLNKFPRYYKGPKPSRSAYITRQVLIMAWQYLLLDIIYMSSLETPPEDAQRLFGPGTEFNYLNATAEQWGGRVAVGPVAGLAPARVSIDIPYRGFSILSVLLGITSTDQWPPLFGSMWDAYTIRGFWNTFWHQDCLWPMKSLSNYICRDLLGLPRPSFIERYLNILIVFLASGAMHLTIDLFSYKPPSKAPTLAFFGSMAIAIMLEDAVQDLCRRITGVDTRKKDVQVPLWHRLVGYVWVTTWMTLTAPWYLAHAAQLPAETKWLVPFSLVSQIGLPAAGALLGVSGLILKYAIAGEV
- a CDS encoding Zn(2)-C6 fungal-type domain-containing protein, yielding METHDTRPTNAGVIKRIRQACANCRRRKVKCSGERPVCTHCRQSRRSCVYEPYSVTAGETGHTVPRVSNATISSQLLERISSLESALSRLSQGNFDAHVQSSPSSAFNSTPRRMPSLHHNQDQPDLNLDSIVQSSVLNSFSFNGLPPPEVVQSLVDTYFARVHNQPYSFFHRTSFYASLSTMSIPRCLLFAVLAYAVRFSDQPYFVGKVQQASDAYSRQSWLCVIEDHLSVDNNLDLSVIQTVTLLAIVDYTAARISSGWLRLGLAIRLSQDVDLMSEPSFFLPPTEREERRRTFWSIYLVDKLISCARSRPAAVADDDCTLHLPCNEDVFQDRGEDGENVPTLRQVLSWDVPLANPPSPFGLAVVATSIFGRCTKYAHGRSAGEMLTPLDPQSDFALTNASLLLLESYLKNHDQPILDLVQNGPQADTNIDEKQVGHLVFSHALFHLCYCLLNHPFLIRLRLRPIAARVPKSFTSNAFHAAQENARKLTDLLLAGTTGVVPMESSFYTYCASIAAGIHSLAFGAQHQGVDVDQYDSQRYYQRCIEVLERLGVLWPMVPNMLTKLREFDAHSESYAHLFNAACLADELDGIAENTLWSLVDYGMLAREVPGNSPAHVSFLSNLPSPSKWIPGGDYMATSPTSEARNQLLFVGTQEPLTRL
- a CDS encoding Hydroxymethylglutaryl-CoA lyase, coding for MTTHVRIVEVGARDGLQNISQQVPTDVKIELLRRLYDAGLETIEVTSIVSPKAVPQLQDCRAVLSSPPVQALLRDASLRLPVLVPNRKGFDIARQLGVKEVAVFVSASEGFSRANINCTVDQGVARARLVCEEAKKFDCKVRGYVSCIFEDPFDGRTPPAAVLKVVQTLLDMGCYEVSLGDTLGVGSPKDVRNLLHLLKTNDVPFDRIAGHFHDTYGQALANVWEAYTWGIKVFDSSVAGLGGCPFAPGAKGNASTEDLVYMFDRAGVHTGVNLSKLAAVGAWISDKLSQPTSSRVGAALSSKERRVKKPREKTHGPLTWERVKETDGLIVDQSGANLRVTMNRPRNGNALTTAMIEDLTSIFRDVASDRSVNRIALTGSGKFFCTGMDLSKSTPVGGNDDVAQAQFNRLERLFDTIDKSPKVTIAALNGPAFGGGVGLAFACDLRLCVKGAKVTLSEAKLGLCPATISKYVIREWGVPFAREAILTARPVTPSELHAKGVVMSVVEDQTKLNEALDSWLVKLRTVSPEALRMSKELIASAWTHGGHPEQADTIKTLFNEMMKPSAPGHFGVSEFQAGRAVDWDAPRTRSKL